A region of Scylla paramamosain isolate STU-SP2022 chromosome 25, ASM3559412v1, whole genome shotgun sequence DNA encodes the following proteins:
- the LOC135113429 gene encoding protein GVQW3-like, which yields MSAEQRTNLKFLVQLGKTPSEALGMLQKVYGDETMSRSRVFEWCKRFKEGREDVEDDPRSGRPSTSRNEANVERVKQMVRDDRRLTVRKIADELGMNHNSVWKIITEDLGMRKVCAKMVPRLLNDDQKGRRMQVCQDILERLETEPDLLRRVITGHESWVFEYDPETKRQSLQWKSPASPRPKKARQSRSSFKVMLIAFFDVRGIVHCEFLPQGQTVNQHVYKEVLRRLLRAVREKRRELWQGNSWLLHHDNAPAHNALSIREFLAKKNIAVLEQPPYSPDLAPCDFFLFPKLKEVMKGTRFDDADDIKKAVTTELRSIPQESFQQCMQAWQRRMDKCMRCQGDYFEGDNL from the coding sequence atgagcgctgaacagcgaacaaacttgaagtttttggtgcagttggggaaaacgccgtcagaagcactgggtatgctgcaaaaagtgtacggggatgagacaatgtcacgctcacgtgtttttgagtggtgcaagaggttcaaagagggccgggaggacgtggaagatgaccccaggagtggaagaccctcaacgagcaggaatgaggccaatgttgagcgtgtcaagcagatggtgcgtgacgatcgtcggttgactgttcgaaagatcgcagatgagcttggcatgaaccacaacagcgtgtggaagattatcactgaagatctgggcatgcggaaagtctgtgcgaagatggtgccgagactcctgaacgatgaccagaagggacgacgcatgcaggtgtgtcaggacatcctcgagcgtctggaaactgaaccagacttgctcaggagagtcatcaccggccatgagtcctgggtatttgagtacgacccggagaccaaacgccagagccttcaatggaagagtccggcgtcgccacggccgaagaaagcaaggcagtccaggtccagcttcaaggtcatgttgatcgctttcttcgatgtgaggggcatcgtccactgcgagttcttgccacagggccagacagtcaaccaacatgtgtacaaagaagtactgcggcgtctgcttcgtgcagtgcgcgagaagaggcgggagttgtggcagggcaactcgtggctgcttcaccacgacaatgcgcctgctcacaatgccctgagcatcagagagttcttggccaagaagaacatcgccgtgctggagcaaccgccctactcacctgacctcgctccgtgcgacttcttcctcttccccaagctcaaggaggtcatgaaggggacccgttttgatgatgcggacgacatcaaaaaggccgtgacgacggagctgaggagcatcccgcaagaatccttccagcagtgcatgcaagcctggcagagaaggatggacaagtgcatgcggtgccagggggattacttcgaaggagataacctatag